A region from the Hydra vulgaris chromosome 10, alternate assembly HydraT2T_AEP genome encodes:
- the LOC101236857 gene encoding uncharacterized protein LOC101236857 isoform X6: MEVMRGIEMYNDLIQHTIVLETDSLLDGGIFTGEMIEVFGPPAVGKTQLALTLTAATIEKQHNVIYFDSTSSFSAERLLQILSLRSNLYSMQRNKLLLSNVRCFPVYLAVDFIDQFKKIEQALEQEFDSFFIKSKLIIVDSIASLITPILGGQQFKGHAIMSKIGLLLKKISHQFDIAVL, translated from the exons ATGGAGGTAATGCGAGGAATTGAAATGTACAACGATTTAATTCAACATACAATTGTTTTAGAAAcag acAGCTTATTAGATGGTGGAATATTTACTGGAGAAATGATTGAAGTGTTTGGACCCCCTGCAGTTGGTAAAACTCAa ttaGCGCTAACATTGACAGCTGCAACCATTGAAAAACAGCACAATGTTATATACTTTGATTCAACATCCTCATTTTCTGCTGAACGTCTGTTGCAAATTTTGAGTTTGAGATCAAATCTATACAGTATGCAg agaaATAAGCTACTACTCTCAAATGTGCGATGTTTTCCGGTTTATTTAGCAGTTGACTttattgatcaatttaaaaaaattgagcagGCATTAGAACAAGag tttgattctttttttatcaaatcaaaaCTAATTATTGTTGACTCAATTGCTTCCCTCATTACACCAATTCTTGGTGGTCAACAGTTCAAGG GTCATGCGATTATGTCAAAAATAGGATTATTATTGAAGAAGATATCACATCAATTTGACATTGCTGTTCTA